The proteins below are encoded in one region of Paralysiella testudinis:
- a CDS encoding BUD32 family EKC/KEOPS complex subunit, protein MHSPSSFDYSAALSQCLLQQNNNIARHTLANGETVWVRRADARNPAWRYRLLGGVARMLRLGVLTPVPNLGGPAGIATEAARLQTLAAASINVPPLLALQHDALMMGSIGQRNLLDEMRHQIQSPPVLLQRWQLGLEAIAQVHQHGQYLSQAFARNLMYAEQQIGFIDFEDDPGSVLPLPLCQARDWLCYLHSSARLLQEAGVLDQAVPIWQAAMAAETASVHRPVAQALRRLRPLHRLQARFWGNDTLRLAAMAHFASPYSQTR, encoded by the coding sequence ATGCACAGCCCCTCTTCTTTTGATTACTCAGCCGCTTTAAGCCAGTGTTTATTACAACAAAACAACAATATTGCCCGCCACACGCTCGCCAATGGCGAAACAGTATGGGTGCGCCGCGCCGATGCGCGTAATCCGGCTTGGCGCTACCGATTGCTCGGCGGCGTGGCGCGAATGCTGCGGCTGGGCGTACTCACCCCGGTGCCCAATCTAGGTGGCCCAGCCGGTATTGCCACCGAAGCGGCACGCCTGCAAACCTTGGCCGCCGCCAGCATCAACGTGCCGCCCTTATTGGCGCTACAACACGATGCCCTGATGATGGGCAGCATTGGCCAGCGCAATTTGCTTGATGAAATGCGGCATCAAATCCAATCGCCGCCGGTATTGCTGCAACGTTGGCAACTGGGGCTGGAGGCCATTGCCCAAGTACACCAACACGGCCAATATTTAAGCCAAGCCTTTGCCCGCAACCTGATGTATGCCGAGCAACAAATTGGTTTTATTGATTTTGAAGACGATCCGGGCAGCGTATTGCCTTTGCCGCTGTGCCAAGCACGCGATTGGCTGTGTTATTTGCACTCCAGCGCCCGCTTGCTGCAAGAAGCCGGCGTGTTGGATCAGGCCGTACCGATATGGCAGGCCGCCATGGCTGCCGAAACCGCATCCGTGCACCGCCCTGTTGCGCAAGCCTTGCGCCGCCTGCGGCCATTGCACCGTCTGCAAGCCCGTTTCTGGGGCAACGACACCTTAAGGCTGGCCGCCATGGCACACTTCGCCAGCCCTTATTCGCAAACCCGCTAG
- a CDS encoding Dyp-type peroxidase, with amino-acid sequence MSTPQTAILPEHMTACIVIEANAASTDMAKIKAACRQSLQRLQQHRALQPEAKLGMCIGFGDAVWQSLRQPGEGLDLKPFAPLGKGLAPATQHDIAIHIQSLSHGANMLLALAVLAAFGDSIRPADETHGFRLREERGYDGFVDGTENPEGADRCPIGIIAEPNLDAGGSYLLLQKYRHDLHKWAKITEEQQANVIGRSKHSNEELPSEQRLPTSHLGRVDLKENGQGLKIIRQSLPYGNASGEQGLMFIAYCARLRNIEQQLLSMFGELDGKTDLLLSKISTAISGSYYFVPSQERLADL; translated from the coding sequence ATGAGCACCCCGCAAACCGCCATCCTGCCCGAACACATGACTGCCTGCATTGTGATTGAAGCCAATGCCGCCAGTACCGATATGGCCAAAATCAAGGCCGCCTGCCGGCAAAGCCTGCAGCGCTTGCAACAGCACCGTGCCCTGCAGCCCGAAGCCAAGCTGGGCATGTGCATCGGCTTTGGCGATGCCGTGTGGCAAAGCTTGCGCCAGCCCGGCGAAGGGTTGGATTTGAAACCGTTTGCCCCGCTGGGTAAGGGCTTGGCACCGGCCACCCAACACGATATCGCCATCCATATCCAGTCGCTCAGTCACGGTGCCAATATGTTGCTGGCGCTGGCCGTACTGGCCGCTTTTGGCGACAGCATCCGCCCCGCCGACGAAACCCACGGCTTTCGCCTGCGCGAAGAACGCGGCTACGACGGCTTTGTTGACGGCACCGAAAACCCCGAAGGCGCCGACCGCTGCCCCATCGGCATTATTGCCGAGCCAAACTTGGATGCGGGCGGCAGCTATTTGCTGCTGCAAAAATACCGCCACGATTTGCACAAATGGGCCAAAATCACCGAAGAGCAGCAAGCCAATGTGATTGGCCGCAGCAAGCACAGCAACGAAGAATTACCCAGCGAACAGCGCCTGCCCACATCGCACTTGGGGCGGGTGGATTTAAAAGAAAACGGCCAAGGGCTGAAAATCATCCGCCAAAGCCTGCCCTATGGCAACGCCAGCGGTGAGCAAGGGCTGATGTTTATTGCCTATTGCGCCCGCTTGCGCAATATCGAACAGCAATTGCTGAGCATGTTTGGCGAGCTGGACGGCAAAACCGATTTGCTGCTGAGCAAAATCAGCACCGCCATCAGCGGCAGCTATTATTTTGTGCCCAGCCAGGAAAGATTGGCGGATTTGTAA
- a CDS encoding TrmH family RNA methyltransferase: protein MKLITSGDNARLKQLAKLIQSRRARQAAQQAVLEGVHLPQAFADAAYRIEALYLPQHKLADAEVTALLNRLPETPVYVVADAALGKISSLTQADDIMALIALPPPPRLPESGDCVVLERVQDPGNVGTILRSAAAAGVAQVLLSADCADVWSPKVLRAGMGAHAQLQIFSDVDLPAWCGQYRPPLYATALSADSRSLYALDLRPEAAWLLGNEGSGVSAAMQAAADVRVQIPMAANTESLNVAMAATVCLFEQQRQRMA from the coding sequence ATGAAACTGATTACCTCCGGCGACAATGCCCGTTTAAAACAATTGGCCAAGCTGATTCAAAGCCGCCGCGCGCGCCAAGCGGCGCAGCAGGCGGTATTGGAAGGTGTGCATCTGCCGCAGGCGTTTGCGGATGCGGCTTATCGGATTGAGGCACTGTATCTGCCGCAACACAAACTGGCCGATGCCGAAGTGACGGCTTTATTAAACAGGCTGCCTGAAACACCGGTGTATGTGGTGGCCGATGCGGCGCTGGGCAAAATCAGCAGCCTCACTCAAGCCGACGACATCATGGCGCTGATTGCCTTACCACCGCCGCCAAGGCTGCCTGAAAGCGGCGATTGCGTGGTGCTGGAGCGGGTGCAAGACCCGGGCAATGTGGGCACCATTTTGCGCAGTGCCGCCGCCGCCGGAGTGGCACAAGTGTTGCTCAGCGCCGATTGTGCCGATGTGTGGTCGCCCAAGGTATTGCGCGCGGGCATGGGCGCTCATGCGCAGTTGCAGATTTTCAGCGATGTGGACTTGCCCGCCTGGTGTGGCCAATACCGTCCGCCGCTCTACGCCACCGCCCTGAGCGCCGACAGCCGCAGCCTGTATGCGCTGGACTTGCGCCCAGAAGCCGCTTGGCTGCTGGGCAACGAAGGCAGCGGCGTGTCGGCTGCCATGCAGGCCGCCGCCGATGTGCGGGTGCAGATTCCGATGGCGGCCAATACCGAATCGCTCAATGTGGCCATGGCCGCCACCGTGTGTTTATTTGAGCAGCAGCGCCAACGTATGGCTTGA
- a CDS encoding tRNA dihydrouridine synthase has product MNKPENRLVLAPMQGLVDDVMRDLLTRIGGFDECVTEFVRITHTVHSRPTWLKYMPELQHGNRTRAGVAVTLQLLGSDADNMAANALEAVRHGADKIDLNFGCPAPTVNKHAGGAVLLQEPARIEAIVRTLRQRLPEQIALSAKMRLGYTDKTLALDCARAIEAGGAGSLTVHARTKTEGYEPPAHWDWLARVRAHVRIPLTANGDVFCLQDYIDIKEISGCHSVMLGRGAVMVPDLARQIAAYEAGRPPAPLSWAELMPWIRLFFELCCAKEANNKYPLARLKQWLGMMKKAYPEAAVLFDAIRTLKEPAAVAAILAA; this is encoded by the coding sequence ATGAATAAACCCGAAAACCGTTTGGTGTTGGCGCCGATGCAAGGGCTCGTGGATGACGTGATGCGCGATTTGCTCACCCGCATCGGCGGCTTTGACGAATGCGTCACCGAATTTGTGCGCATCACCCACACCGTGCATTCGCGCCCCACATGGCTGAAATACATGCCCGAGCTGCAACACGGCAACCGCACCCGCGCAGGCGTGGCGGTAACGCTGCAATTGCTGGGCAGCGATGCCGACAATATGGCGGCGAATGCGCTGGAAGCCGTGCGCCACGGCGCAGACAAAATCGACCTTAACTTCGGCTGCCCGGCGCCCACGGTAAACAAACATGCCGGTGGCGCGGTGCTGTTGCAAGAGCCAGCACGCATCGAAGCGATTGTGCGCACCTTGCGCCAAAGGCTGCCTGAACAGATTGCCTTAAGCGCCAAAATGCGTTTGGGCTATACCGACAAAACCTTGGCGCTGGATTGCGCCCGTGCCATCGAAGCCGGTGGTGCCGGATCGCTCACCGTACATGCGCGCACCAAAACAGAAGGCTATGAGCCGCCCGCGCATTGGGATTGGCTGGCGCGCGTGCGCGCGCATGTGCGCATACCGCTCACCGCCAATGGCGATGTGTTTTGCTTGCAAGACTATATCGACATCAAAGAAATTAGCGGCTGCCACAGTGTGATGCTGGGGCGCGGCGCGGTGATGGTGCCCGATTTGGCACGTCAGATTGCCGCTTATGAAGCGGGCCGCCCACCGGCGCCGTTAAGCTGGGCCGAACTGATGCCGTGGATACGGCTGTTTTTTGAGCTGTGCTGCGCCAAAGAAGCCAATAATAAATACCCGTTGGCGCGTTTAAAGCAATGGCTGGGCATGATGAAAAAAGCTTACCCGGAAGCAGCGGTGTTGTTTGATGCCATCCGCACCTTAAAAGAACCGGCGGCGGTGGCGGCCATATTGGCTGCCTGA
- a CDS encoding NupC/NupG family nucleoside CNT transporter: MAVLNALLGMAVLLGIAFALSTHKRHIRLRTVLGAFLLQVGLGAFILYVPLGRNMLLAVSDVVGKVIGYGQEGMGFLFGGLISDKMFELFGGGGFVFALRVLPMIVFFASLVSVLYYLGVMQWVVKIIGGALQKLLGTSRAESMSAAANIFVGQTEAPLVVRPYIKTMTRSELFAIMCGGLASVAGTVLGGYAQMGVPLPYLIAASFMAAPGGLLFAKMMVPETETVRPEPDLSQEDEDNQPVNVIDAAAGGAITGAQIAIAVGASLLAFVGLIAMINGIIGGVGNWFGYGGVTLQGILGWLFAPLAWVIGVPWGEATIAGSLIGQKVVVNEFVAYASFVQYMQPGSAVVLSAKTQAIIAFALCGFANLGSIAVLVGGLGIMAPSRRKDVARLGFKAVIAGTLSNLMSAVIAGLFISLSGVSVLG; the protein is encoded by the coding sequence ATGGCCGTATTAAATGCATTATTGGGGATGGCAGTGCTGTTGGGCATCGCCTTTGCCTTGTCTACCCACAAGCGCCATATCCGTTTGCGCACGGTATTGGGGGCGTTTTTGCTGCAAGTGGGCTTGGGCGCGTTTATTTTGTATGTGCCCTTAGGGCGCAATATGCTGCTGGCGGTATCGGATGTGGTGGGCAAGGTAATCGGCTATGGCCAGGAAGGCATGGGCTTTCTGTTTGGCGGGCTGATTTCCGACAAGATGTTTGAGCTGTTTGGCGGTGGTGGCTTTGTGTTTGCGCTGCGGGTGTTGCCGATGATTGTGTTTTTTGCTTCGTTGGTGTCGGTGTTGTATTACTTGGGCGTGATGCAGTGGGTGGTGAAAATCATCGGCGGCGCTTTGCAAAAATTGCTGGGTACTTCGCGCGCCGAATCGATGTCGGCAGCGGCGAATATTTTTGTCGGCCAAACCGAAGCGCCGCTGGTGGTGCGCCCCTACATCAAAACCATGACCCGCTCTGAGCTGTTTGCGATTATGTGCGGCGGCTTGGCTTCGGTGGCGGGCACGGTGTTGGGCGGCTATGCGCAAATGGGCGTGCCTTTGCCTTATCTGATTGCCGCTTCGTTTATGGCGGCACCGGGCGGTTTGCTGTTTGCCAAAATGATGGTGCCGGAAACCGAAACCGTGCGCCCGGAGCCCGATTTGAGCCAAGAAGATGAAGACAACCAGCCGGTAAATGTGATTGATGCCGCCGCCGGTGGTGCCATTACCGGCGCGCAAATTGCTATTGCTGTGGGCGCTTCTTTACTGGCGTTTGTGGGGCTGATTGCGATGATTAATGGCATTATCGGCGGCGTGGGCAATTGGTTTGGTTATGGCGGTGTTACCTTGCAAGGCATTTTGGGCTGGCTGTTTGCGCCCTTGGCTTGGGTAATTGGCGTGCCGTGGGGCGAAGCCACCATTGCCGGCTCGCTGATTGGGCAAAAAGTGGTGGTCAACGAATTTGTGGCTTATGCTTCTTTTGTGCAATACATGCAGCCGGGCAGTGCCGTGGTGCTGAGCGCCAAAACTCAGGCCATTATTGCCTTTGCCCTGTGCGGCTTTGCCAACCTCGGCTCGATTGCGGTACTGGTGGGCGGCTTGGGCATCATGGCGCCGAGCCGACGCAAAGACGTGGCACGCTTGGGCTTTAAAGCCGTGATTGCAGGCACTTTGTCTAATCTGATGAGCGCGGTGATTGCCGGTTTGTTTATTAGCCTGTCCGGTGTGTCGGTATTGGGCTAG
- a CDS encoding PhnD/SsuA/transferrin family substrate-binding protein — translation MIQFLIAPDFPPQYFAGWHLLNTRLQRKTNAAIHLQTPASPQEEQALIASGTVDIIYANPFDAAQLVRDMGYLPLVRPVNKPDEMVIATAASQPLQTLEDIKPDMRVLHTENRDVKLIGLRLLEAVDLNEGNLQWVEADAFQAVARHLIDGDAEVGFFLASAYQGLSSLTLNQLRTLMESKITDISHVLLLHPRHSAQQEKLRSAFLEMGNDAAGQMVLEDLGLPEGFETLTQEDAEFMIDLMETLLD, via the coding sequence ATGATTCAGTTTCTGATTGCCCCCGATTTTCCGCCGCAATATTTTGCCGGCTGGCATTTGCTCAATACCCGCTTGCAGCGCAAAACCAATGCCGCCATCCACCTGCAAACCCCGGCCAGCCCGCAAGAGGAGCAGGCGCTGATTGCTTCGGGCACGGTGGACATCATTTATGCCAACCCGTTTGATGCGGCGCAGTTGGTACGCGATATGGGTTATCTGCCCTTGGTGCGCCCGGTGAACAAGCCCGATGAAATGGTGATTGCCACGGCGGCCAGCCAGCCTTTACAAACGCTGGAAGACATCAAGCCCGATATGCGTGTGCTGCACACCGAAAATCGCGATGTAAAGCTGATTGGTTTGCGCTTATTGGAAGCGGTGGATTTAAATGAAGGCAACTTGCAGTGGGTTGAGGCCGATGCCTTCCAAGCGGTGGCACGGCATTTGATTGACGGCGATGCCGAGGTGGGCTTTTTCCTCGCCAGTGCCTATCAAGGCTTGTCCAGCCTTACGCTTAACCAGTTGCGCACCTTGATGGAAAGCAAAATTACCGATATTTCGCATGTATTGCTGCTGCATCCGCGCCACAGTGCCCAGCAAGAAAAATTGCGCAGTGCTTTTCTGGAAATGGGCAACGATGCGGCCGGCCAAATGGTGTTGGAAGACTTGGGGCTGCCTGAAGGCTTTGAAACCCTTACCCAAGAAGACGCCGAATTTATGATCGACTTAATGGAAACCTTGTTGGATTAA
- a CDS encoding PAS domain-containing protein translates to MRLPQMPVPELPHRQHELQFYEGFTQTVYTTDEEKQFPDGRLIVSSTDTKGIITHANDAFVIMSGWEREELMGSLHSILRHPDMPKAAFKDLWDTVSTGTKWHGYVKNLRKNGGFYWVYATVVPNIRDGEIQGYTSVRRKPSRSKVAELGALYEQMLAAERSAS, encoded by the coding sequence ATGCGTTTACCCCAAATGCCTGTACCCGAGCTGCCGCACCGGCAGCATGAATTGCAATTTTATGAAGGCTTCACCCAAACGGTGTACACCACCGATGAAGAAAAGCAGTTTCCCGATGGCCGCCTGATTGTATCCAGCACCGATACCAAAGGCATTATTACCCATGCCAACGATGCCTTTGTGATTATGAGCGGCTGGGAGCGCGAGGAGCTGATGGGCTCTTTGCACAGCATTTTGCGCCATCCCGATATGCCCAAAGCCGCGTTTAAAGACTTGTGGGATACGGTGAGCACCGGCACCAAATGGCACGGCTATGTGAAAAACCTGCGCAAAAACGGCGGTTTTTACTGGGTGTATGCCACGGTGGTGCCGAATATCCGCGACGGCGAAATCCAAGGCTACACTTCGGTGCGGCGCAAGCCTTCGCGCAGCAAGGTGGCGGAATTGGGTGCTTTGTATGAGCAAATGCTGGCGGCCGAAAGGAGTGCCTCCTGA
- a CDS encoding pseudouridine synthase: MKPNKPITKRQQRDGVAAKPKAAKPRSGAAKEGAKSSSAPAPKVRVARAKKLVVRGPNQQIQERARNLKEKRIDIDSFEPVRLQKALAASGVGSRREMEEWIAQGMVKVNGKVAQLGDKVSPDDQVQVKGQAVKLKWPDRLPRVLLYYKQEGEIVSRDDPQGRVSIFDRLPQTASSRWVAIGRLDINTSGLIILTTSGELVNRFAHPSFEVEREYAVRVLGELGDEQRALLLDGVQLEDGVAKVERIWEQGGEGANKWYNVIIKEGRNREVRRLFESQGLTVSRLVRIRFGPVGLPARLKRGQFYELNQFEVANIMRWADLPVPGDRRR, translated from the coding sequence ATGAAACCGAATAAACCCATCACCAAACGCCAGCAACGCGACGGCGTGGCTGCCAAACCCAAAGCCGCCAAACCACGCAGCGGTGCCGCTAAAGAAGGCGCTAAAAGCAGTAGTGCGCCTGCACCCAAAGTGCGTGTGGCACGTGCCAAAAAGCTGGTGGTGCGCGGCCCCAATCAGCAAATTCAAGAGCGTGCACGCAACCTGAAAGAAAAGCGCATCGACATCGACAGCTTCGAGCCGGTGCGCCTGCAAAAAGCGCTGGCCGCTTCCGGCGTGGGCTCGCGCCGTGAAATGGAAGAGTGGATTGCCCAAGGCATGGTGAAGGTAAATGGCAAAGTGGCGCAATTGGGAGATAAAGTGAGCCCCGACGACCAAGTGCAGGTGAAAGGCCAGGCCGTAAAATTGAAATGGCCGGACCGCCTGCCGCGCGTATTGCTGTATTACAAGCAAGAAGGCGAAATCGTGAGCCGTGACGACCCGCAAGGGCGAGTGAGCATTTTCGACCGTTTGCCGCAAACCGCCAGCAGCCGCTGGGTGGCCATCGGGCGGCTCGACATCAATACCAGCGGGCTGATTATCCTCACCACTTCAGGCGAATTGGTAAACCGCTTTGCCCACCCGAGCTTTGAAGTAGAGCGCGAATATGCGGTGCGGGTGCTGGGTGAATTGGGGGATGAGCAGCGTGCTTTATTGCTGGATGGCGTGCAGTTGGAAGACGGCGTGGCCAAAGTAGAGCGCATTTGGGAGCAGGGCGGTGAAGGGGCCAATAAGTGGTATAACGTGATTATCAAAGAAGGCCGCAACCGCGAAGTGCGCCGCCTGTTTGAAAGCCAAGGTCTTACAGTAAGCCGTTTGGTACGCATCCGCTTCGGCCCGGTGGGCTTGCCCGCACGCTTAAAACGTGGCCAGTTTTATGAGCTGAACCAGTTTGAAGTGGCCAATATTATGCGCTGGGCCGATTTGCCGGTGCCGGGCGATCGGCGCCGCTAA
- the scpB gene encoding SMC-Scp complex subunit ScpB: protein MNTPLTVLPADAVIEAALLTQAEPLSERALRQLFDPPLSADKLIDVLAAIKLRWHERALCLVHTHEGWRFQVAPAAVVQLGSLNEQRTPRYSRAVMETLAIIAYQQPVTRSDIEAIRGVAVSSNVMQTLQERGWIEVIGQRDTLGRPSLWATTAAFLSDLQLDSLQQLPPLTELGELVLPDLLVPAADTVE from the coding sequence ATGAACACGCCTTTAACCGTTTTGCCTGCCGATGCCGTGATTGAAGCGGCATTGCTCACCCAAGCCGAGCCTTTAAGCGAACGCGCTTTGCGCCAATTGTTTGACCCGCCCTTGTCGGCGGATAAATTGATTGATGTGCTGGCGGCCATCAAGCTGCGTTGGCATGAGCGTGCCTTGTGCTTGGTGCACACCCACGAAGGCTGGCGCTTTCAGGTAGCCCCGGCTGCGGTAGTGCAGCTGGGCAGCTTAAATGAACAGCGCACGCCGCGCTATTCGCGTGCGGTAATGGAAACGCTGGCGATTATTGCCTATCAGCAGCCGGTAACGCGCAGCGATATCGAAGCCATCCGCGGCGTGGCCGTGTCCAGCAATGTGATGCAAACCTTGCAGGAGCGCGGCTGGATTGAGGTAATCGGCCAGCGCGACACCTTAGGCCGCCCCAGTTTGTGGGCCACTACCGCCGCTTTTTTAAGCGATTTGCAATTGGACAGCTTGCAACAATTGCCCCCTTTAACCGAATTGGGCGAACTGGTTTTGCCCGATTTGCTTGTGCCTGCCGCCGATACAGTGGAATAA
- a CDS encoding GIY-YIG nuclease family protein produces the protein MDKSKQGYVYVLSSVNCDSIKIGGTNYPPIKRIKEINSTLPYKNLGRWQLADFRQVTDWRAVEYQLHYCFRSKLNTRQPNQKELFYLSVKEAIDALNNVDDAFIIYKPKVDRMFHDEHFCHYLKELFVFSGITHWLEYQGAWTFVLFPATEGGRYFTLNIGSHEVAFSTLEKRGNLSIHMILMDKLILEFFEVREWLKQHNGFVNDSHYQTALPRAVLVFFEGNFEIAQHFLRLEGVRRALIAYWHDALFGLKDNGKMSVYARFHNYNAVAKLNELIKE, from the coding sequence ATGGATAAATCTAAACAGGGTTATGTTTATGTTTTATCTTCGGTAAATTGTGACTCTATTAAAATTGGCGGCACAAATTATCCACCTATTAAGCGTATTAAAGAAATCAATAGCACGCTGCCTTATAAAAATTTAGGGCGTTGGCAATTGGCTGATTTTAGGCAAGTTACCGATTGGCGAGCAGTTGAATATCAACTGCATTATTGTTTTAGAAGCAAGCTCAATACCCGGCAACCCAATCAAAAAGAGCTGTTTTATTTATCCGTTAAAGAAGCAATAGATGCTCTAAATAATGTTGATGATGCTTTTATCATTTATAAGCCTAAAGTGGATAGAATGTTTCATGACGAGCATTTTTGCCATTATTTAAAAGAGTTATTTGTTTTTTCAGGAATAACACATTGGTTGGAGTATCAAGGTGCTTGGACGTTTGTGTTATTTCCTGCGACAGAAGGAGGCAGGTATTTCACATTAAATATCGGTTCTCATGAAGTTGCATTTAGTACTTTAGAAAAAAGAGGAAATCTTTCTATTCATATGATTTTAATGGATAAATTGATTTTGGAATTTTTTGAGGTACGTGAATGGTTAAAGCAACACAATGGCTTTGTAAATGATAGCCATTACCAAACTGCGTTGCCCAGAGCTGTGTTGGTGTTTTTTGAAGGAAACTTTGAAATAGCGCAGCATTTTTTACGATTGGAAGGGGTGCGGCGTGCATTAATTGCTTATTGGCATGATGCTTTGTTCGGATTAAAAGACAATGGGAAAATGAGTGTATACGCTCGTTTTCATAACTATAACGCGGTTGCTAAATTAAATGAATTGATTAAAGAATAA
- the ylqF gene encoding ribosome biogenesis GTPase YlqF → MAIQWYPGHMHKAKKAITERLKSVDMVIEVLDARLPASSENPLLAKLSADKPKLKILNKQDLADAERTETWLAEFQSRANTNAIALDASDRSAAAKMIEACRKLVPHRKGIDKPLRVLICGIPNVGKSTLINGMLGKKSAKTGNEPGITKAEQRLFLADDFWLYDTPGMLWPKIIVEESGYNLAASGAVGRNALDEEVVALELLDYLRRHYLPQLQARYQADKDASSHWRDDEWLEWIGKKRGALLPGGRINHQKAAENTLTDFRDGQIGRITLETPHQWEIWLKKARQNEAALKAEREAKKAARKG, encoded by the coding sequence ATGGCCATCCAATGGTATCCGGGCCACATGCACAAGGCCAAAAAAGCCATTACCGAGCGCCTGAAAAGCGTGGATATGGTGATTGAAGTGCTGGATGCGCGCCTGCCTGCTTCCAGCGAAAACCCGCTGCTGGCCAAGCTCTCGGCCGACAAACCCAAGCTGAAAATCCTGAATAAACAAGACTTGGCCGATGCCGAGCGCACCGAAACCTGGCTGGCCGAGTTTCAGAGCCGCGCCAACACCAATGCCATTGCACTGGATGCTTCCGATCGCAGCGCGGCGGCCAAAATGATTGAAGCCTGCCGCAAATTGGTGCCGCACCGCAAAGGCATTGACAAACCCTTGCGCGTGCTGATTTGCGGCATTCCCAATGTGGGCAAATCCACGCTGATTAACGGCATGTTGGGCAAAAAATCGGCCAAAACCGGCAATGAGCCGGGCATCACCAAGGCCGAGCAGCGCTTGTTTTTGGCCGATGATTTCTGGCTCTACGACACCCCGGGGATGCTGTGGCCGAAAATCATTGTGGAAGAAAGCGGCTACAACCTAGCCGCCAGCGGTGCCGTGGGGCGCAATGCGCTGGATGAAGAAGTGGTGGCGCTGGAATTACTCGATTATCTGCGCCGCCATTATCTGCCGCAGCTGCAAGCGCGTTATCAGGCCGATAAAGACGCCAGCAGCCATTGGCGCGACGACGAATGGCTGGAGTGGATAGGTAAAAAACGCGGTGCATTGCTGCCCGGCGGGCGAATCAACCACCAAAAAGCCGCCGAGAACACGCTCACCGATTTTCGCGACGGCCAAATTGGCCGCATTACTTTGGAAACCCCACATCAGTGGGAAATCTGGCTGAAAAAAGCCCGCCAAAACGAAGCGGCATTAAAAGCTGAGCGTGAAGCGAAAAAAGCGGCACGCAAAGGTTGA
- the rapZ gene encoding RNase adapter RapZ — MRIVLISGVSGSGKSIALKLLEDVGFVCVDNLPLPMVPDLIGRYAADAGITQIGVSVDIRSRFRLDDIAELIERLRRQGHRVDVLFLDTNDDVLLRRFSETRRSHPLAAQQLTLMESIRAEREWLRPIRSIAYDLDTTRLTAPQLRQRVRTWLALDETRMLVSLTSFGFKHGAPNNLDFMFDVRSLPNPFYDPALRPFTGLDQPIIDFFATQPQVAEMAGDIGDFLCKWLPNMVAEGRSYVNIGIGCTGGQHRSVYVVEALARRLSGYALLVRHSQLAQED; from the coding sequence ATGAGGATAGTTTTGATTAGTGGGGTTTCCGGCTCGGGAAAATCCATTGCATTGAAATTGCTTGAAGATGTGGGCTTTGTGTGTGTCGACAATCTGCCGCTGCCCATGGTGCCGGACTTGATTGGCCGCTACGCCGCCGATGCCGGCATTACCCAAATCGGCGTGAGCGTGGACATACGCTCACGTTTTCGTTTGGACGACATTGCCGAGCTGATTGAGCGCTTGCGCCGCCAAGGCCACCGCGTAGACGTTCTGTTTTTGGACACCAACGACGACGTACTGCTGCGGCGCTTTTCCGAAACCCGCCGCTCCCATCCGCTGGCGGCGCAGCAGCTCACCCTGATGGAAAGCATCCGCGCTGAGCGCGAATGGCTGCGCCCCATCCGCTCCATCGCCTATGATTTGGACACCACCCGCTTAACCGCACCGCAATTGCGCCAGCGTGTGCGCACTTGGCTGGCATTGGACGAAACCCGCATGTTGGTGAGCCTCACTTCTTTTGGCTTTAAGCATGGTGCGCCCAATAATCTGGACTTTATGTTCGACGTGCGCAGCCTGCCCAACCCGTTTTACGACCCGGCGTTGCGGCCATTCACCGGCCTGGATCAGCCGATTATCGATTTTTTTGCCACCCAGCCGCAGGTAGCCGAAATGGCGGGCGATATCGGCGACTTTCTGTGCAAATGGCTGCCCAATATGGTGGCCGAAGGGCGCAGCTATGTAAACATCGGCATCGGCTGCACCGGCGGCCAGCACCGTTCGGTGTATGTGGTTGAGGCGCTGGCACGCCGTTTGAGCGGCTATGCCTTGCTGGTGCGCCATAGCCAACTGGCGCAAGAAGATTAA